The genomic DNA CTGTTTACCCAGATGGCAAAGGTGGTGCGCGATTTCCCCACTCAGCCCATGCGGGTGGCTTCCACGGACTACCAGCCAGAACGGGAGGCATTCCTGGAGCGAATTGGCGCAACCCGGATGGAGCATACCCTGATGATGTCGCGATCGGTCTGGCATAAGCTGCGCGAATCCCGTTTCTCCCTGGATGCCCGTCAGCTATCTGAAGTACTACAAGGCTTCCAGCCTGCCAGACAGCCGATCCCCGGTCGCTTCTCTCTGCTGGAGTCCATCCGTCCCCAGGCTGCGGAAAAAACCGAGGCACAGCCGATCGATCCCAACTCCAACGGGGCAACGCCGCCCGAAAATTCCTGAGTCGCTTCCTAAATTCCCAATGAATCCTCCCTCTCTCCTCGAGCGCCTCCCATGCCAAGAATTTCTGCATTAGGGCTGGATGTGGGCCGAAAGCGAATTGGGGTGGCAGGCTGCGATGGTACAGGACTGATCGCTACTGGGTTAGAGACGATCGATCGCCGTTCCTTTGCTGAGGATGTGGAGCGACTGAGAAAACTGGCAGTAGACCGCGAGGCACAGCTTTTGGTGATTGGCTTGCCCTACAACATGGACGGCAGCCTGGGCTTTCAGGCAAAACAGGTGCAGAAATTCGCCGATCGCCTCTCAAAAGCACTCGATTTACCCGTGGAATTTGTCGATGAACGGCTGACCTCCGTACAGGCGGAAGAACTTTTGCGCGCGGAGCGACAGGACTTTTCTAGAAATAAAGGGTTGATCGATCGGAGAGCAGCCGCTATTATCCTGCAACAGTGGCTTGATGTCCGTCGCAATCAGAGAAGGGATCTGTAACTCGATCGCCCCAGCAAAGCTAAAAAATTTGAATAGAGTAGCCCCTTTTTTCGCTAGTTCAGGCACAATTCGACGCAAGACCTTACCTCAGAAAGGTATAAGAGGAAAGGATAAAGAGTAGAAGATAAGCAAACGCGCGTGTGTGGTTATTGAAATGGACGAAGTACCTACGATTAATTTGCTGGATGAAGATGGACAGTCAATTCCTTGCTTTGTGGAGCGATCGCTGAGTGCGAAGGGCAAGGAGTACGTGCTGCTGCGTCCAGTGGATGCCCCCGTGGAAATTTTTGCCTGGGTGGGGGATGAGGACGAAGAGGATGAAATGCTGCTGGATGTGGATGATGCCGAGCTGGATGAAATTATGCCGACCGCAAAGGCAGTTCTGGCGGAGCAGGATTTAACGCTGCACCGGACGGCGCTGGCGCTGATTGCGACGGGTGAGCTGCCGGAGTTCACCGAAGAGGATGTGATTACGCTGGATCTTGAAGGGGATGAGGGTCAGGTGAATCTGGAGCAGTTCCAGCAGCTTGCCTCTTTCTTCCACGAGGAGCAGGAATACGTGGTTTGTACACCGCTCGATCCGTTCCTGTTTATCGCTCGCCTCAATTCTGCCGGACAGCCCGAACTGCTGACCCCGGATGAACTGAACACGCTCCAGCAGCTTGACGAGTTCAAGGAGTTGCAGCTTGAGCTAGAGCAGCTCGCCGATGAATTTGACGATGAGGAGCTAAATTAAGGCATGTTCAAGGCTTCCCGCATTCAGAAGGGTTTGTTCTATCTGCTGCTATTGCCGATCGTCCTGGGAATTGGTGCGTGGCAGGGATGGTCTTGGTGGAGCTGGGCAAGTGCGCCGCCCACTGGAAACTCGTCTGGATCTGCGGCGGAGCCTGATGCCGCTAAACCTCAGACCGTTCAGATTCAAATTCCTGAAGGCAGTACGGCACAGCAGATTGGCGAAGACCTCCATGCCGCCGGATTAATTCGATCGCTCACTGCCTGGAACATCTGGTCGCGCTGGCTGAGTCAGCAGGATAGGACGGGTGGATTTCAGGCAGGAACATACGAGCTTTCAAGTGATCAGTCCATGACGGCGATCGCGGATCAGCTATGGCGGGGCGATGTGGTGCAGAGCAGCTACACGATTCCCGAAGGCTGGTCGATGCAGCAGATGGCGAAATACTTTGAGGAGCAGGGCTATTTCTCTGCCCAGGCTTTCCTCGACGCCACAAAGCAAATTCCCCGCGATCGCTACCCCTGGTTGCCGGAAAATTTGCCTCATTTGGAGGGATTCCTGTATCCCGATACCTACCAGTTTGGCGGGGAACTGACTCCGCAATTGGTGGTCGATCAGATGCTCGATCGCTTTCAGCAGGTGGCACTGCCGCTCTATGAGAAGGCTCAGGGCACGACTAAGTACAGTCTGCTGGAATGGGTGACGCTTGCCAGCATTGTTGAAAAAGAAGCCGTCATTGGCGAGGAACGTCCAACGATCGCCGGAGTGTTTGCCCGAAGACTGCGGGAAGGCATCACGCTCGGAGCCGACCCCACCGTGGAATATGGGCTGGGAATTCGCCAAACCGTTGACCAACCGCTGACCTTCGAGCAGGTTCGCACCCCGTCGCCCTACAACACTTACATCAATCCGGGTTTGCCGCCTACGCCGATCGCCAGTCCGGGCGTTGCCAGCCTGGAGGTTTCCCTAAATCCGCCGGATACAGAATATCTCTACTTTGTGGCTCGCTATGACGGGACGCACGTTTTTAGCCGCACGTTAGCAGAGCATGAGGCGGCACAGGCAGCAATTCATGACGGACGGGAAGTAAATCAACAGCCAGCAGGACAGCCAGCAGCAGGACAGCCAGAATCTTCGCCTGCGGCATCCCCTTCGCCCACAGCCTCACCGACTAACTCGCCTGCAACAAGTCCCTAGTTCAACTCGATCCCTGTGCGCGTTAGATTAGTAGAGGGAAGTATAAGGGATATTCTCGGTTTGTTTTTTCTCATGATCTAATCAGGCGTGCGCTGCATTGGTTGAGATGCCGCTCAGTTTTTTCTTTTGACACTCACTATTTCTTCTTTCTGGAACCCGCTTTATGTCTTGGGGTAAATTATTGCAGCCCGATTTGATTCTGGGCGATTCGATCCTGTCGCTTACGCCGGAATTGCTTCAGCAGCATCAGCTTCAGGGCTTGGTGCTGGACGTTGACGAGACGCTGGTGCCGATGAGCATGGCGGAAGCCTCCGAGGAATTGCAGCAGTGGATCAACGATGTGCGATCGATCGCGTCCCTCTGGCTAGTCAGCAATAACATCAGCGAGAATCGGATTCGCCGGATTGGAGAGTCGCTGAGTATTCCCTACATTCTGGGGGCAAAAAAGCCTTCTCGTCGCAAATTGCGCCAGGCAGTCGAAGCAATGAATCTCCCCACAGAACGGGTAGCAATGGTGGGCGATCGTCTGTTTACGGATGTGCTGGCGGGTAATCGGCTGGGGATGTTTACGATTCTGGTGGAGCCGATGGTGAATCCCTTAAAGGCAGGACAGCGGTATCTGGTGCGCGATGTAGAGGTCTGGTTTTCCCAGTTGCTAGGCGCATCCATCCACGATCTGCAACAAACTGTGTCCCATTCGGACAACTCTTAATATTCCTTCGTCAATACTAAAGAAAAGGTTAACTCTCTTATTGATTTCTCTGATCCCTGGTAGTCTACATAAAGATCAAATGGGGTCAGCCCATATAAAGACCCTAAGCCATAAATCCCTTTGCATACTTTAGGAGAGTCACCAGTCTTCGCTTATAGAGGGCTGGTGTTCTTCTATTGCGGGGTTTATTTACTCGAAGGGTCCGCGAGTCACGCCGAGGCGATTTTGCAGTTTCAAGGTTCTCCAGAGCTGTGCCCCGGTCATTTTGCCCTCAAGCAACTGCTGGTAGCAGCCGATCGTCTGGCTGACCTGTTCTGGGGTTTCGTTGACAAATTCCAGGCGGAACGATCGCACACCAAACCCCATTAATCGCTGCACGTATTCTGCCCCGGTCTGTGCGGTGCCGTTAAACACCGTATTGCGACAGCCTGCGTCGGCTTGCAGGAGGTGTTCCGTCCCGACGCGATCGCGCAGCTTCACTTCCGATTGTTCGCAGGGACGACCGCAGTTGGTGTAGTCCGTACCCTCAGACAGGAAGGCGCAGAAGACACAGTGTTCCATGTGGAACATCGGCATGTGCTGATGAATTGTCACTTCTAGCCAGTCCGACGGACAGCTTTTAATCAGGTCTTCAAGCTGGGTGATATTTAAATCGTAGGAGGCAGTCAGCCGCTCCAATCCCGATCGCATGAAGTGATCCGCCGTGAGCGCATTCGCTACGTTGAGCGAGAAATCGCCAACTCGCCGCTGGTCGGCAAAATACTTCAGGTGGTCGTAGTTTCGCACCAGGTAGCCGTCTGCCTCGGACGATCGCACCTGCTGAAGAATCCAGTTTTCCCCCACTTTGGTGATGCGGGGCGGGGCGACGAAGATTTGCGGGGGGAGATTTTCGGAGGGGGCAAAGTCTCGAACCTGCTGGACTGCCTGACGATAGGCGCGAGGGTCTTCCAGTTCGCAGTAGATGATTTTGCTGCCGGATTGGAGGACGGCTTCGAGTTGGTTGAGGCGACGGACGAGGGGGATGAGGGTGGGGAGTTGAAGCGATCGATCATTTCCTAAATCTCCGCTTGTCCTTTCCGCGTTTGAAGCGCGAGGTAGGGAATTTTGCGTTTTAGGCAGTAGGTCTTTTAGTTTGTTTTGGGGCGTTAATTGCCAGCGTCGAGGTTGGCTGCGCTGCTGTTCGAGTTGGCTGACAATTTCGCGCCGGAGTCGGTTGAGTTCGCTCATGGGCAGCATCAGATCGCCTTTGAGGTGGCTGGCGAGTCCTCCCAGGCAAAAGGGCGTGTTGCCTAAGCGTCCGAGCTGTTCGCGCAGCCGATCGATCGTTAGAGGCTGTTTTTCCGCCGTTACAAGCGGCATAGCGGATTCAATCTGGACGATGTCACCCTGCTCATCACGGGCAATCACGGTGAGCGATCGACCTAATTCTCCGTGAACTTCAAAGTTGATCGGTCTTTGGAACCGGGGATTGTCCCCAGCATAGGTTTGTCTGATTTGACGATCGAGTTCCGGGTCGCTGGTTTTCCAGAGGCGATCGCCGGGATGGATGCGCCGCCAGTTGAGGTCGTTTCGTCCAAAGGTAAGGATGGCTTCCTGTCCCCGCTGCTCGACGGCATAGATGCGTCCACCTTCTTCTTTCTGTTCTGGATGTCCGCTGTCGAACACGACCCCATCACCGGGCTTTGCGGGGGCTTCCAGGGTCAGTAAAACTTGCTCTGGGCGCACTTTCTTGACCTGCCCCAAATACACGCCGCGCTTCTTGCCAAACCGGGCATGGACAAGTTCCTGGTTGTTGATGCCGTTGAGCCATCCGGTGGAGAGTCCGCGAGAAAAGGACATTTCCAGGTTATAGCGATCGGCTTCTGCGTAAAATTCCGGTTCTGTTTCGGTCAGGGATGCCATGACGCGATCGAGTGCTTGCCGATAGGTGCGGGTGACATTGGCGACGTATTCGGGGGCTTTCAGTCGTCCTTCGATTTTGAGGCTGCTGATGCCTGCCTTCACCAGATCGGGCAAAACTTCCAGACCGGAGAGATCCTGGGGACTGAGCAGATATTTGCGATCGCCCAGATTCACCTGTTCTCCGTCTGCAATGAGATCGTAGGGCATCCGGCAGGCTTGAGCGCATTCACCCCGATTTGCCGATCGTCCGCCTAAGGCTTCGCTGGTGAGGCATTGCCCGGAGTAGGCAACACAAAGCGCCCCATGTACGAATACTTCTAGCGGCAGGGAAATCTGGCGATCGCTCAACTGCTGCTGAATCTTGCGAATCTCTTTTAGCGAACATTCCCGCGCCAGCACGACCAGTTCGCAGCCTAGATCCTTAGCAAACTCTACGCCGATCGCCGTCGTCACCGTCATCTGGGTCGAAGCGTGAATCGGGAAGTCTGGCGACAGATGGCGAATCAGCCGACAAATGGCCACATCCTGAACGATCGCGGCATCCACTCCGGCGGCAATAATGCTGCGAAGATACTGCTCTGCCTCGCGTAGCTCCTGCGGAAACACCAGCGTATTCACCGTGACGTAGCCCTTGACGCCGCGCCGATGCAAAAACGCCATCAGTTCCGGCAGATCTGCCTCAGTGAAGTTCTCTGCCCGCATTCGTGCATTGAAGCGATCGAGTCCAAAGTAAATGGCATCTGCGCCATTCTCCACCGCTGCTTTGGCACATTCCCAGTTGCCCGCCGGAGCCAAAATTTCCGGTCGCTTGAAAGGGACAGGCAGGGAGGGAGTCAGGGATTGCAGGTCAGCCGTTAAATCAGCCGTCATAGTCAGTCGATCGCGCAGAAGTCGCGGAAGTGAAACAGGTCTTCTGCCATGATATCGAGTCCGATCGCTCTATGGGATTTGAACGATCGGATTTGAACGATGGGACTTGAACAATGGGACTTGAACGATGGGACTTAAACCATGCGGCAGGCATTCCGAATCGATGGGATTGAGCGCCTCCAGACTGCCTTGCCACCAATCCTAAAAAAAGTTTGAAAGAGGGCTTGCCAAATTCGGGAAGCCACCGCTATAGTTATAAAGGTGCTGAGCCGAACGCGGGCTATTAGCTCAGGTGGTTAGAGCGCACCCCTGATAAGGGTGAGGTCCCTGGTTCGAGTCCAGGATGGCCCATGCGGCAAGGCACTGCTTAAGCTTACAAGCTTAGGTCAACAACACGGGGGTTTAGCTCAGTTGGTAGAGCGCCTGCTTTGCAAGCAGGATGTCAGCGGTTCGAGTCCGCTAACCTCCATAAGTGAAATGAGCTTCATAGATAAAACGCGTCGCGATGTTTCTCCTTAGATGAGATAGTCACGACGCAAAATTTTTGTTAATGCTGTGGTTAATATTTACAGCCTGAAAAGGCTATAACCCAAAGCAAGCAGACCAACCAAGCTCACCAAACCCAGCCCTTTGCGGAAATAGTTAACGCCCGAAAACAGTTCTAGCCATGCCCAGGTGTAGAGCGTCCCAAAGCCGACCAAGCCCGACAGGATGCCGATCGCCCCATTAGGAGCTACAAAATGAAGCAGTGTTGCCGCTGTACCAATTGTGGCAGGTAAATTCGGCAGTTGAGCAATTACAATATTGCCTTCGCTATCGCGAAAAATGCGATTGAACAGGGAATCTCTTTTATCTAAGTTTGTGTTGATTTGCGATGACATTCGGTTCGTTTGGGAACAACTACATGATTATGCTAGTGTGGTTTTCCCAATCAGTACCTATGTCGATCGTTAGATTAGATAGTGATAACTTGCATCAACTTTAATTCTGGCAGACGAAAGAATTTCATAGAAGGAACTCAGGAAGGGAATACTGATGCAACGCTAAGGTTCATCAATCCTTTAGCTAGAGTTCATCTCCTGTTTGCCTTTTTACGCTTTGGGGAATACTACGATCGTGATCAGGTAAAGCGAGAGCGCAACCATGCCTAAAACTGCTGCTAAAACTAAGTCAGCTAAGCCTGCAACTACAAAATCAGTCAAATCAGAAAACTCTGCTCCACTCAACTCACTGTTACAGAATGAAATTGCTCGGCTTTCAGAACTACATGGAGTCAATACCTCTGTTTTTGAGGAATTTGCTCAATTTGTGATCACTAATCACAAGAAGAAAGACCAAGCAGTTAAACCAGTAAAAGTTAAACCACTCACGCTATCGCAGCTTAAGACCGCTATCTATCAACATTTTTCAGTTAAAAATACAACTGAACTCAAGAAGTCCGGTGCGTTTAAGATGGCAACTGATGGCATGGACGCACTTGATTTAGGTGTTAAAGAAGGTTGGAAAAAGCTCTATCGCAAGTTCGTTGGCATTCTCCCTGGAGAGGAGGATCAAAAAGGCTATGGCTGCATTAATGGAATTAACGTTTTTCAATACTTTAAGCCCTGGCAGGTCTTTGAACTTAACCCGCAAACTGCAACCCAGCAGGATATTAAGAATGCCTACCATCGCTTAAGCAAAATCTACCATCCTGATGTTGCTGGAACAGGTGATGCCGCAATGTTTGACTGTTTGACCGTGATGTATAAGAGTATTAGCGCAGAGGCGTGAGTCATGGCTAAACAGAAAACGGGCTTCACAATTCGTGAGGCTGAACTTGCTGCGGCTTTAGAAATTACGCACGAAAGATTAGACGAAATTATTATATTTTTTGATGCCGACCCAAGCGATCAGTGGGAACTCCGTGAGAACGATCATTTTATTTTCCTCAATAAGAACTTAGGGGAAAGGCTGTTCTCCGAGCAGGGAGCCTATGCGATCGCAAAATACCTCGACGAGAAGGCAGCTAAAAGCATTTGGCAACTTATCACAGAGTTTATTACCCGACATAAGGAAAAGATTCGCAACGCCTTTATCAGTCGAAAGATTCAGGAAAACTGTAGTTCACTTACTGTTAGAAATAACCGTCACTTTCTTTCAAAGAAGGATGTAGTGAGCATTCTTTGTACTAGTCCAGCGCGGTTGAACAAGGCGTTTGAGGAAATTCAGAAGTCGTATGATCCCATGAAGATCTACGAGGACTTCGATGATATTGATGGCGTTCGATATTATTCACTTTCGGGCTTCTACAAGCTCTCGCAGCATCTCGCTCAGAAATTAACAGTCAAAGATCGACGGGGTTGGTGTGAGGCGATCGAGGTTGTTGGAAAGAAAACCTTTAAGTTAATAATCGATGAGCAGACTGCCAGGCAGAAGAAAATTGAAGCTGCAATGAGAGGAGCTAAGAAGCGAGATAAAAGTCAGTGTCAAATCACAGGCAAGTCTCACGGGAAACATAGCAAAGCGATTAATGTCACTGTACATCACATCTATTCCAAGCAGCACTATCCTCATCTTGCAGCTTGTGTAGATAACCTCATTACTCTCACACAGGAAGTTCATCAGGACTTTCACACCTGGAACGGCGGTTCTCAAAAGCCTTGCACTGCCGATCACTTGATTCAATTTGTTACCGAACTTTATCCCGACAACTACGAGGTCATTCTCAAACTCAATCAGGTCAAACAAATACTAGATTCACAGTCTAGTAAGGCAGCATAATTTAAGAAATTTGAGGAGTGCTGATAACTCTTTGCTTTCATTCCATTAAGCAGTCAGGCGAAATTTATAACCGGACGGACATAGTTAAAGGCGACTGCCGTTAGATCTCAATCTTGTCAAGACAAACAGCCGCCGCCAAAAACACTATTCAGTTAAGCATCAGTTATGGCTCATTAAGCAGGAACCAGGGCAGGGGGGAGGGTGAGGATGTCTACCCCTTCTTCGGTAACGGCGATCGTGTGTTCAAACTGGGCGGAGAGTTTGCGATCGATCGTCACAGCCGTCCATTTGTCTGCCAGGATTTCGACTTCCCAGGTGCCCTCGTTGATCATGGGTTCGATCGTGAAGACCATGCCGGGGCGCAGCTTTTTGCCCTTGCCGCGTGTGCCGTAGTGGGGAATTTGGGGAGCGGTGTGAAAGGTGCGTCCAACCCCGTGACCGACGAAATCGCGGACAACTGAAAAACCCTGTGCCTCTGCGTATTCCTGGATCGCTGCGCCGATATCGCCAATCTTTGCGCCCGGTTTCACTTCGCGGATACCGCGCCACAGGCATTCTTCGGTGACTTCGACGAGTTTACGGGCGATCGGGGAAGGCTCACCGACGAAGTAGGTTTTGGAGGTGTCGCCGTGATAGCCGTCTACCAGGGGCGTTACGTCGATATTAATAATGTCCCCGTCGCGGAGAACCTGCTTGGCGTTGGGGATGCCGTGACAGACCACCTCATTAACGCTGGTACAGATGGATTTTGGAAAGCCATGATAGCCCAGCGGCGCACTCTTTGCCCCTCGCTTCTGCGTCCATTCCTCGGCAGCGTCGTTCAGTTCCAGGGTGGTTACGCCCGGTTTAACCATTGGCTCCAGGTATGCCAGCAGCTCTGCCGCCATTTGCCCCGCCTGCCGCATCTTTTCGATCTCCCGACTGGACATAAGGATGATCGGTTCGTTGTCCATGAATTAAATCCCTGTCTGTGCTGTTGAGGTGTCCTTTCTCTACTCTAGCGGTTTAAGAAATTAGACACAATGCTAAGAAAGTTAGCTGGGATGAGAGGCAGGCATGGGAGTGAGATGCTGATTCTCCCTCTGTTTGCTGTTTGCTGGGCTGAAGGGGATCAGACCTAATTTTTCAATAGCTCCCTTTCCCTATAGAGATAGCCGAACCGGAACGCGGGTCGGTCGCGAAGCTTCAGTGAGGACGATCACTCTCTCCTAAATATTCTCCCCATGTACAAACAAAATTGCTGAAACGTAAACTCCTGTGAAGAACTGACACGATCTGTAAAACGAACAATCAACTCAAAGAAATTCTGGCGATCATAAACAAAAGAAAGCCATAGCGATCGCTTCGGCTAAGGCTGATACAAAGGAAGGAAACCATGCAGATTTCGCCTCAAACTGCCTACGAAAATCTCAAAATGCTGGATCAGGTTGACGTGGTAACAAGCGCCTCCTATCGAGAACTGGCTCAGGAAATTCTGGCTGATCCATCAATTAGTCTGAACTGGAGGCAGGCAATTAGCGATCGATTGAATCAGGCAAATTATTTTTTGACGCTCAAAACGGTTGGACGAGACGATAGCTATTAAGCAAATCAATTTAGAAAGATCAAGATAGCAGATTAGGCTGTGAGGAGAATAGTTCTTGCAGCCTATTTTTTTGAGGAAGATTATGTCTTTGGACGAAGAACAGAGTGTGGGTGTTTTAGATCCTGCATGATCCCCCTTAGCTCCTTGAAGAGGGGGAACTGAGCCGATGGAATCAAATTGTCGGCAAATGGAAGGCTGTACAACTCAAAGTCCCCCTTTTCCTCAGGAGCGGCAAATCATAAAAGGGGAATTTAGAGGGATCTCATGCTGCTTAAAATCCTCTAGATTGTCAGATGTTAAATCAAGCTAAAAAAGATGCTTGTGATACCAAACAATCAGAAGCATAGTGTTAGAGCTTCATGCTGAATAAAATTCTAAAGTTAAAAAATAATTGTGTTAGAAGAAAGTTTTCTTTGCTCGATCGCAGTTTGTAGCACTGCATAAAATACAGAGTTTTGTTTATGCTTCGGTTTATGTTTCAGTAGATAAAATACGACGGACGATATTGGGTAGGAATGCTATGCTTTAGAGTGCTTTGGTGCAAAACTGCTTGATTAAAACATTCATTTTATTTCTTGACCGTGCCTTATTATCTGCAAGTCATTGAATCATTAAAATTTCTCGAATTGTTACAAAAGCCGATAGAGAACCCACAGCGAAGAATACAGATCTGACAATTTCCTTAAGACCTCGATGTATTCCGATCGGCTGATCCATCATTTCCAATAGCCGTTCACAGCAAAAACGCTTAACGGACTTGAAGAACACCGTTTCTGCCCCTTTATTTGCCTTGCCTTGCCTTGCCATTCCTTTGCCATTTAGGGCATTCATCAATGAACAGCAATCAGAACATTAATCAATTGCCACCAAGAATTCCAGCCAAACAAGGACTCTACGACCCACAGTTTGAACACGATGCCTGCGGTGTTGGCTTCATCGTTCACATGAAGGGGCAGTCCTCTCACGAGATTGTCGAGCAAGCACTCACCATTCTGCTGAACCTTGACCACCGGGGAGCCTGTGGCGCTGAAACGAATACGGGAGATGGAGCCGGAATTCTGATTCAGGTTCCGCACAAGTTTCTCCAGAAGGTTGCTGCGGCGGAGGGGATCACGCTTCCGGATGCCAGACAATATGGCGTGGGTGTCGTCTATAGTTCTCCCGATCCCGTGCGGCGGGAGCAAAGCCGTCGTGTGTTTGAACAGCTTGTGGCAGAGGAAGGGCAAAGGGTTCTGGGCTGGCGCATTGTGCCGACAGATAATTCCTCATTGGGCGAGACGGCAAAGGCAAGTGAACCCGTGGTTCAGCAGGTGTTTATCGGGCGAAATCCTGACCTGAAGGACGATCTGGCGTTTGAGCGCAAACTCTATGTGATCCGGAAGCGATCGCACAGTGCCATTCGAGCGTCTGGAATCGATCCCGCCTGGTATCCGTCGAGTTTGTCCTGTCGGACGATGGTGTACAAGGGAATGCTGATGCCCGTGCAGGTGGGTCAGTACTATCCCGAACTGCATGATCCCGACCTGGAAAGTGCGCTGGCGCTGGTTCACTCGCGCTTCAGTACGAATACGTTTCCAAGCTGGGAACGATCGCACCCCTACCGCTACATTGCCCACAACGGGGAGATCAATACCCTGCGCGGCAATATTAACTGGATGCACGCGAGACAGTCGCTATTTGAATCAGAGGCATTTGGCGAGGATATTCAGAAAATTCGTCCGGTGATTAACATCGACGGCAGTGATTCGCTGATTTTTGATAATGCGCTGGAGTTGCTGGTGCTGGCAGGACGATCGCTGCCCCACGCGATGATGATGATGATCCCGGAACCCTGGACGGCGCATGAGTCGATGAGCGACGAGAAGAAAGCCTTCTACGAATATCACTCCTGCCTGATGGAGCCGTGGGATGGTCCTGCGTCGATCGCCTTTACGGACGGGACGATGATGGGGGCGGTTCTCGATCGCAACGGTCTGCGTCCTTCTCGCTATTACGTCACCCATGATGATCTGGTGATCATGGCATCGGAAGCGGGAGTTTTGCCGATCGCCCCAGAGCGGGTGAAGCAGAAAGGCAGATTGCAGCCCGGACGGATGTTCCTGGTGAATATGGAGGAAGGACGGATCGTTGCCGATGAGGAAATCAAACAACAGATCGCAACAGAGCATCCTTATCGAGAATGGCTGAATCAATATTTGACCGATCTGGAGAAACTGCCGGGAGTTTCGCCTGCTGATCCCGTACTGGAAACGAATCCTAACCTGACGACTGTAACGCAGCGGCAAATTGCCTTTGGCTATAGCTTTGAAGAAGTGCGGCTGCTGCTGACTCCGATGGCGCGGGACGGGGTGGAAGCCGTGGGATCGATGGGATCAGACACTCCGCTAGCTGTGCTGTCCGATCGCCCGAAACTGCTCTACGACTATTTCCAGCAGCTTTTTGCGCAGGTGACAAACCCGCCGATCGACTCGATTCGAGAAGAAATTATTACCTCTGCGGATACGACGATCGGAGCGGAGCGCAATTTGCTGGAGCCTCTGCCGGAAAGCTGTCATTTAATCAAACTGAAAACGCCGATTCTCAGCAACGAGGAAATGGCAAAACTGAAAGGTCTGAATGCAGACGGCTTTAAGTCGATTACGCTTCCATCACTGTTTGATCCAAAGCTGGGTGTACAGGGATTGGAACAGGCGATCGAATCCATCTGTGAACAGGCAGATCAGGCGATCGAGAACGGCGTGAATATTCTGATCTTGAGCGATCGGGAGATTAGCGCGAAACAGGCTCCGATTCCGGCTTTATTGGCGGTTGCGGGACTGCATCACCATTTGATTCGCAAGGGATCGCGGACGCGAGTGGGGATCGTGCTTGAATCGGGTGAACCGCGCGAAGTCCACCATTACGCCACACTGATCGGCTATGGCTGCGGCGGGATTAATCCCTATCTGGCATTTGAGACGATCGATGACATGATTCAGCAGGGCTTGCTGGTCGGTGTGGATTACAAAACCGCCTGCAAGAACTACACGAAAGCCGCAACGAAAGGTGTCGTCAAAGTGGCTT from Leptolyngbya ohadii IS1 includes the following:
- the map gene encoding type I methionyl aminopeptidase translates to MDNEPIILMSSREIEKMRQAGQMAAELLAYLEPMVKPGVTTLELNDAAEEWTQKRGAKSAPLGYHGFPKSICTSVNEVVCHGIPNAKQVLRDGDIINIDVTPLVDGYHGDTSKTYFVGEPSPIARKLVEVTEECLWRGIREVKPGAKIGDIGAAIQEYAEAQGFSVVRDFVGHGVGRTFHTAPQIPHYGTRGKGKKLRPGMVFTIEPMINEGTWEVEILADKWTAVTIDRKLSAQFEHTIAVTEEGVDILTLPPALVPA